The following coding sequences lie in one Cannabis sativa cultivar Pink pepper isolate KNU-18-1 chromosome 5, ASM2916894v1, whole genome shotgun sequence genomic window:
- the LOC115717375 gene encoding tetraspanin-10 isoform X2, whose amino-acid sequence MGVGTSTFVIRWVNFLTMLLSVVVVVFGIWMSTHHDGCRRSLTFPILCLGGVIFFVSIIGFLGALKNSSILLWIYLIMLCFILIGILVFTVLAYKEYQLKDYSSWFLNQLNNTHNWKELKICLVKSEDCNNLSKKYKTLKQYKSAKLTPIEAGCCRPPSDCGYPAVNASFYDLSFHPVSSNKDCKFYKNSRQVKCYNCDSCKAGVAQYMKTEWRVVAIFNVALFLVLSMIYFVGCCARRNASRSQSKT is encoded by the exons ATGGGTGTTGGAACCAGCACCTTTGTGATCAGATGGGTCAATTTTTTAACCAtg CTTTTATCAGTGGTTGTGGTGGTATTTGGGATATGGATGAGCACTCATCATGATGGCTGTAGAAGGTCCCTAACTTTTCCAATCTTATGCCTCGGCGGTGTGATCTTTTTTGT ATCTATAATCGGTTTCTTGGGCGCATTGAAGAACAGTTCCATACTGTTGTGGATT TATTTGATCATGCTCTGCTTCATACTGATTGGAATTCTGGTATTTACAGTGTTGGC ATACAAGGAGTATCAGCTTAAAGATTACAGTTCTTGGTTTCTAAATCAG TTGAACAATACACATAATTGGAAGGAGTTGAAGATATGTCTTGTGAAATCCGAAGACTGCAATAACCTGTCGAAAAAGTATAAG ACTCTTAAGCAATACAAATCAGCAAAACTGACCCCTATCGAGGCCGGCTGCTGTCGGCCACCTTCTGA CTGTGGTTATCCAGCTGTAAATGCTTCATTCTACGATTTAAGTTTTCATCCAGTAAGTTCCAACAAAGACTGCAAATTCTACAAGAACTCTCGCCAAGTCAAGTGCTACAATTGCGATTCTTGCAA GGCTGGAGTAGCACAATACATGAAAACAGAGTGGAGAGTTGTAGCAATCTTCAATGTTGCCCTCTTTCTTGTCTTG TCCATGATATATTTTGTGGGATGCTGTGCTAGAAGAAATGCTTCAAGAAGCCAATCCAAAACTTAA
- the LOC115717375 gene encoding tetraspanin-10 isoform X1, with translation MGVGTSTFVIRWVNFLTMLLSVVVVVFGIWMSTHHDGCRRSLTFPILCLGGVIFFVSIIGFLGALKNSSILLWIYLIMLCFILIGILVFTVLAFIVTNNGSGHSVDGLRYKEYQLKDYSSWFLNQLNNTHNWKELKICLVKSEDCNNLSKKYKTLKQYKSAKLTPIEAGCCRPPSDCGYPAVNASFYDLSFHPVSSNKDCKFYKNSRQVKCYNCDSCKAGVAQYMKTEWRVVAIFNVALFLVLSMIYFVGCCARRNASRSQSKT, from the exons ATGGGTGTTGGAACCAGCACCTTTGTGATCAGATGGGTCAATTTTTTAACCAtg CTTTTATCAGTGGTTGTGGTGGTATTTGGGATATGGATGAGCACTCATCATGATGGCTGTAGAAGGTCCCTAACTTTTCCAATCTTATGCCTCGGCGGTGTGATCTTTTTTGT ATCTATAATCGGTTTCTTGGGCGCATTGAAGAACAGTTCCATACTGTTGTGGATT TATTTGATCATGCTCTGCTTCATACTGATTGGAATTCTGGTATTTACAGTGTTGGC GTTCATTGTAACAAACAACGGTTCCGGTCATAGTGTGGATGGTTTGAG ATACAAGGAGTATCAGCTTAAAGATTACAGTTCTTGGTTTCTAAATCAG TTGAACAATACACATAATTGGAAGGAGTTGAAGATATGTCTTGTGAAATCCGAAGACTGCAATAACCTGTCGAAAAAGTATAAG ACTCTTAAGCAATACAAATCAGCAAAACTGACCCCTATCGAGGCCGGCTGCTGTCGGCCACCTTCTGA CTGTGGTTATCCAGCTGTAAATGCTTCATTCTACGATTTAAGTTTTCATCCAGTAAGTTCCAACAAAGACTGCAAATTCTACAAGAACTCTCGCCAAGTCAAGTGCTACAATTGCGATTCTTGCAA GGCTGGAGTAGCACAATACATGAAAACAGAGTGGAGAGTTGTAGCAATCTTCAATGTTGCCCTCTTTCTTGTCTTG TCCATGATATATTTTGTGGGATGCTGTGCTAGAAGAAATGCTTCAAGAAGCCAATCCAAAACTTAA